The genomic stretch AGAGGCAAAGGTGTGTATTATGCAAAACATAGACCTGGGGATTCCCCACTTTGGTATGACATGTTGCAAGTTAGAAACATTTATCTCTGTGGCAGGAGGATGAGAGTTGGGAATGGAGTTTTAACTAGCTTCTGGGGTGATTCCTGGTGCAGCATTAGTCCTCTCAAAGATATGTTTCCTGTTCTGTTTGATGTTTGCAACAATCAAAGTGTCACTATTGCTGAGGCAGCTGGTATGGGCTGGAGATTCACTTACAGAAGATGGCTGACACCTGATCTTATCATCCAGGAGGCTGGTCTGATTCAATTgatgaatcaagtcaatttgtcaCAGGAAAAAGATTCCCCCAGGTGGAAATGGTCAAAAAGTGGCGAGTTTACTGTGAAGTCTGTGTATAAACACATGTGTAGGAATGGGTTGGACAGATCGTTTAAGCATCTCTGGAAGAGCAAGATACCACTAAAAATCAAAATCTGGCTTTGGTTAATTTGGCATAATGCCATTGCTATAAAAGATAATCTACTCAAATGAAATTGGTCTGGAGATTCGATCATCAATTCTGCAAAGAACATGAAACCATCAATCATATTTTCTTTGGCTGCTCTGCTGCCAAATTTGTTTGGAGTACTGTTGCTACTGCCATCAACTCTCCCACCCGCCCTGGGAGTTTTTCCCAATTTTTTTGGTGGTTTCCCCAATTCGCTCCTGCAAGTCGCAATACCCAGATTGCTGGGCTGGCAGCTATTTACTGGTCCATTTGGAAGCTTAGAAATAGAGCTTGTTTTGAGAAAAAGTTAATTAGTTCACCTGCTGAACTAATCAGCTACGCTGTTGTTTTTATGAAATATTGGTCAGGTCTTCATGGTGATCAAGACGCTCTGGAGCTCCGTGCTGGTGCTGATGGCCTCCTGCGTCTAGCTGTGGCTGCTGGAACGGAAGGAGTTCCCTATGGAAGTGCTGGGCGTGGAAGTCTTCTTCGCTTGGAGAACAAGAATCCTGATGACAGAAATGCGGCTGGAGATCGTTGAAGGGGCCCTCTTTGATGGAAAAAGAGATTGGAGTTGCTGCCTGGCAATGTTTTGCTGAGCTGTTTGGTGTTGATCTGAAACTATCCCTTTTGGAGTAGGCAGAGGTTCCTTATGCCTGTGTTTGTCCCTAAATTTTTTGTTTAGTTCTCGCCTGAACGCTAGCATTAGGCGGCGATCCTCCCCTTTCTGTTTTTTATCGTTCAGAACTGCTGTATTTTCGTTATCTTCTGGTAATGAAAATTCGATCCCTCTGGTggatcgtttggaaaaaaaacatgaacatatggAAAATACTACTAGAATAATGGGCAAACGGCCAAGGTATGCCTCTGGCAGACAAGATTACCAAAATCTTCATCTACAAAAACAACCCAAAAACAATCATAGCGAAAGTCACAAGGACATATAGGGTTGTTGGTTTGATAATTGTAGGTCGCAGTTGGCAGCATGAGGTTGCTAAAAAGGAAAGCCAAAAGGCAATGGAGTGAACAAAAGGCACCTGGCGCTTCTTTTCTCAGTGCCGATGCTTAGCTATTGCTCAGGCTGTGCAGTGCATGCACACACAAAAAACCGCAGGTACAAACAAAAGCAACCGACTGTGCAGGTGCAAACACCTCAATACTACTCTTCGTCGTAAAACAATTAGAAGACCGTACTACTCTGCTACCAAGTACCAACTCAAGTACAGAGAGAAAAAAAAGCCGCGAAGAAAGTGCTCCAAGAACAGAGAAACTTTTAATTAGCTAGAGACGGCGGCCTGGATCGATGAGCTAGCACTTGCAATGGCAGCCGCGGCCCCTGGCGAAGCCGAGGGAGACGCAGCGGCCGCCGCGCCTGCACCCGCCGTAGTGGCACACGTCCATGCAGGCGCTGTTGGCGGCCGCGTCGCCCGGGTCGCACTGCTCTACCGGAATCGTCACGCCGCACGGCACTCCCGAAGGGTAATCCTCCACCCAGGCCGCCCTCGCAGACGGCGGCGCTGCCACCAAAACCACTGCGCAAAATGAGGCGGAGCAGACATCAGAGGCATGCAAATGGAAGATACCACGCAGCTCGCGCGCCGGCGCTCCCTGCATGCGCGCACGCGCGCACTTGCAGCTGCACATGGACACGGCCGGTGCCTTACCGGTGAGGgtggcgacgaggacgaggaggaagaagcgtgGAGGCAGCAGGGAGAGACTGCAGCGGCAGGCGGCGGCATCGTCTCCTCGAGCCATGGTGTGCGTCTAGGGAGCTGATCGAGGTGACAAGCTGACGGCTCCGCGCGCTGTGCATGCCGGCCATGGTGCGAGCGTGTGGTGAGATATATAGCTAGAGAGACGAGAGGTGGCGACGAGGAGAACGGCTGGAAAGCGGCGCGCGCCGCGGCAAAGGGTGGAAACACATGCGAAAGTACATGTGATCGACACCGACGATAGTGTTGTTTCGCTACTGTTTTAGGAATATGCATATATGGTGGTTAGTACTATAGTTTATCTATGTGATCCGGGTATCAACTTGCAATTAGGGTAGCTATTGTTGTATTATTAGCTGATTTGGACGCGCATATCTAGCGTGCCTTTTGCTCGCTGGATGCCTGGATAAGGGTATTACTAAATTCACGGCAGTGTGTGCGTGATTAAGACTTTACATCTATTTATTATATAGTGCACACATTTTACTGGCcaagttttttttaaaaacttTTGGTTTAATTGGTCAAGTTAGATTCAACATCATCTATATGCCCAATATATTGGGTAACAACAAGCAGGGGTGATGTatattgttgtattgtgatccaaattcatatacaaagggaggctaacttctgacgagcggagcgaggcccgtcgccggaggcttcggCCGAagcgtacggtacggatcgttggcaccgcctatatatacatcttgtaagccgcctgctagggttcatcagattataagataacccacggcgtttgtaaacactccccgatatagtgaagttttgctggctggcgtccgtggttttttccccttctgtgttggaaggggttttccacgttaaatcttgtgtcccctgcgtgtgttcttgtttcgttcttcgttatttgcttgtcgcttttataacaagtggtatcagagcccgtgtttcaatctaaggttttgcgacatgtctttcttgaagttcgatctaccgcagctggattacaccacgagattttctctgtggcaagtgaagatgagggcgatccttacccaatcttctgatcaggatgaagctcttgatggatttggcaagaaagatgccaagacctggaccgacgatgaaaagaggaaagaccttAAGGCATTTtctttaattcagcttcatctatccaataatatcttgcaggaagtgttATCTGAGAAATTCGCAGCGGCgttgtggttgaaactggaatcgatctgcatgtccaaagatctaaccagtaagatgcacgtgaagatgaagttattctcgcacaagctgcaagaaggtgcgtcaatgatgaatcacctgtcgatctttaaagagatcgtttctgatttgctgtccatggaggtaaaatatgatgatgaggatctagctcttatactgttagtctcgttgcctagttcctttgcgaattttcgagacaccttgttatacagtcgtgatgaactaacccttgccgaagtctatgaggccctccagcagaggtaaaagatgaaatctatggtgcaggcagagggttcgtcacctaaggcagaagcactgcaggtccgaggcaggaccgagaacagaaacaataactacaacaactacaacagagataagagcaagaccgacagaggtcgctcaaagtccaagggacgagatggtaagttctgcaagtactgtaagaaaactagccacaatattgatgattgttggaagttgcagaacaaagagaaaagaaacggtacttaccaaccgaaaaacaaatctgagggtgatgataaggctgctgttgttttcagtgataattctgatggcgattgcctagttgtattttctggttgtgtttctggtaatgatgagtggatcctttattctgcatgttcgtttcatatttgctataacaaagactggttcagttcttatgagtttgtgcagagtggagatgttgtgcgtatgggagataacaacccacgtaaCATCGTGGGCATTGGTTCCGTTCAGaccaagatgcatgatggcatgacacgcactctgacagatgtgagacacatacctggcatggctagaaatctgatctctctcagtacccttgatgttgacgggtacaaacactccggttctcgcggagttctgaaggtatcaaaaggttctctggTTCACATGataggtgatatgaattctgcaaagttatatgttcttagaggtagcactttgtctggtattgctgctgctgttattcctgatgagcatgataaaactaatctgtggcatatgcgtcttggacatatgagtgaacatggcatgacaGAATTACACAGGAGAGATCtactagatggctgcaatttgagtaagtttgagttacgTCAGAGCatcgcatttttggtaagcataaaagagttaaattcaatgcttccgttcataccactaaagggatactagattatgtgcatgctgatgtgtggggaccttcccgcaagacttctcttggtggtgcaaattacatgcttactatcatagatgattactccagaaaagtgtggcctttctttctgaaacataaatctgatgtgtttgatgcttttagaaagtgaaaagttatggtagagaagcaaacaaaaaagaaagttaaattgcttcgtactgacaatgACATGGAATTTTGTTCTACTATCTttaatgattattgcagcgatgaaggcattgtcaggcaccacaccatcccatacactcctcaacagaatggtgtggcggagaggatgaacagaaccatcatctccaaggctcgctgcatgttgtccaatgctggtatgcatagacgtttctgggctgaagcagcctccaccgcctgttacttgataaacatgtcaccttgtattccgcttgataagaaaactcctattgaggtatggtctgattcacctgctgattattcacagttgagattTTTCGGTTGCAccgcttatgctcatgttgataatagaAAGCTAGAGCCTAaggctgttaagtgtgtgtttcttggttatggttcaggagttaaggcatacaagttatggaatcctgaaactaagaaatttttgcatagcaggaatgtagtctttaatgaggctgtcatgttttataagagttcatctacagatgttactaatgctgttgatttttctgatagttctgatgatgagcaacagagggtcagcgtgcaggtggagcacgtggaggtgaaagaaaatgatgttgctgaaaataataacacGGTTGTTCATCACTCACCACctattttgcagcaaacaaatggttccattgctgctgatagaccgagaCGTAACAAAGGTCcccgtcctcgtttaattgaagaatgtaatcttgttcatcatgctttgagttgtgctgaacaagtGGAGtatgatactgaacctgctacatatactgaggccgttgcatccgttgaccgcgtgaagtgaatttctgctatgcaagaggagatgcagtcgcttgacaagaatggcacatgagatgttgtgcccttgcctaaacaaaagaagactGTCCGTTGTAAGTGGATAtttgaaagaaagaaatgtttgtctcctaatgagcctccgaggtttaaggcaaggttagtagcaaaaggtttcagccaaattccaggtattgactataatgatgtattctctccggttgtgaagcatagttccattcgtgcattctttggtattgtggctatgcatgatcttgagcttgagcagttagATGTGAAGACCGCTTTTCTGCATGGAGAGCttaaggaggagatatacatggaccaacctgaaggttttgttgtgcctggtaaggaggatcttgtttgcaagttgaagaggtctctttatggtctgaaacagtctcgAAGAtagtggtacaaaaggtttgattcatttatgcttgcacatgagtttaagagatccaagtatgatagttgtgtttatatcaagtttgttaatggatcaccaatatacttgttgttatatgttgatgatatgttgattgctgccaagagcaagaaagagatcactactttaaagtcacagttaagtagtgagtttgagatgaaggatcttggtgctgctaagaaaatactaggtatggaaattacaagagacagaaaatctagtgtgttatttcttagtcagcaaaattacattcagtaaagttcttcatcgttttaatatgcatgatgcaaagtctgttagtacaccaattgcttctaacttcaaattgtcagcattgcaatgtcctagtactgatgaagatattgagtacatgtctcgagtttcaTATTCTAgcgctgttggttccttgatgtatgccatggtttgttctcgtcctgatttatcatatgctatgagtttggtcagtcgatacctagctgatcctggtaaagaacattgagagctgttcagtggattttcaggtaccttcgtggcacatccaaagtttgcttgaagtttggcaagaccggtgagggacttgtaggctatgtggattcagattttgctgccgatttggataagagaatatCTCTCACatgttatgtgttcactgttggtggatgtgccgtgagttggaaggcaacgttacaatctgttggtgcccaatctacgaccgaagcagaatatatagcaattaatgaaggttgcaaagagtctgtttggttgaaaggtttgtatgctgagctttgtgga from Lolium rigidum isolate FL_2022 chromosome 4, APGP_CSIRO_Lrig_0.1, whole genome shotgun sequence encodes the following:
- the LOC124647615 gene encoding uncharacterized protein LOC124647615, with protein sequence MARGDDAAACRCSLSLLPPRFFLLVLVATLTVVLVAAPPSARAAWVEDYPSGVPCGVTIPVEQCDPGDAAANSACMDVCHYGGCRRGGRCVSLGFARGRGCHCKC